From Xyrauchen texanus isolate HMW12.3.18 chromosome 12, RBS_HiC_50CHRs, whole genome shotgun sequence, one genomic window encodes:
- the LOC127653186 gene encoding receptor activity-modifying protein 1-like yields the protein MTMANIHLKPASKLVGTLLFWVCLCLLVTTLQTLVPNGQKHTVMQTTSTPPTEVHRTTYTRADLGHGERNTFDCANKSICNIYCKICVSNDWTLQECYKTLVYLCKSNFANTMDSINSTDWCSLEQVKSAYNIFTVCTESIADCFLLPWPNNLVEHTFVDIHSEYFLECPTEGLRDPPPSIVLALVMTPICLIPVMVILVVLKTKNGDRRS from the exons ATGACAATGGCCAATATACACCTCAAACCAGCTTCAAAACTGGTAGGAACTCTTCTGTTTTGGG tctgtctgtgtctattGGTCACGACACTGCAAACTCTGGTTCCAAACGGACAGAAACACACAGTG ATGCAGACAACATCAACCCCACCGACTGAAGTGCACAGGACTACATACACCAGAGCAG atCTTGGCCATGGAGAGAGAAATACTTTCG ACTGTGCCAACAAGTCCATCTGTAACATTTACTGTAAGATTTGTGTGAGCAATGATTGGACACTTCAAGAATGCTATAAAACCCTGGTTTATTTGTGTAAAAGTAATTTTGCTAACACTATGGATTCCATAAACAGTACCGACTGGTGTTCATTGGAGCAAGTAAAAAG TGCCTACAACATTTTCACTGTGTGTACCGAGTCTATTGCGGACTGTTTTCTGCTTCCCTGGCCTAACAATTTAGTTGAACACACATTTGTGGATATCCACTCCGAATATTTTCTAGAATGTCCTACAGAGGGACTGAGAGACCCCCCTCCCAGCATCGTCCTTGCCCTAGTCATGACCCCCATATGCCTAATTCCTGTTATGGTGATTCTAGTTGTTCTCAAGACCAAAAATGGAGATAGGAGGTCCTAG